From Asterias rubens chromosome 6, eAstRub1.3, whole genome shotgun sequence, one genomic window encodes:
- the LOC117291298 gene encoding uncharacterized protein LOC117291298, with product MVIFLSNSFSSLDCTSDDIPSDELGSPIATSSPNPADRAKPVKNSSQHRKIKTLVINCDGLCNKLPQLESLIDHHKADVIVGTESHLKNAIFTSETTPPGFVTYQRDRIQGKKGGVCIMVKDDLIASECNIITTEAELIWVELHIKGYKRLIIGSFYRPPNSPPANIQHLSDSLASIQSKFKNAILIVGGDFNLADIDWTNRSVRPYAVESAKCSPLLDVCNDFFLDQLVKEPTRISEAAQNILDLVLSTHPNYIEKCKVVPGISDHEVVLFTLNLKPKLNKKVPRKVYLYGKANMENLRADMTNFQDSFLNSDPDSRNVQTNWNMFKEKISELMEKHIPSRTSCASHKNPWITREVRRMSKKKQSLYKKARLSNNPKDWDSFKVHQKATQKKQRKNFWAFQNNMFDEKDKSNKAFWKFIKSKK from the coding sequence ATGGTAATATTCTTAAGTAACTCATTCAGCAGCCTTGATTGCACTTCAGATGACATCCCATCAGATGAACTTGGCTCTCCGATTGCAACATCCTCACCTAACCCTGCTGATCGCGCCAAACCAGTAAAAAACTCCAGCCAACACCGCAAAATCAAAACTCTGGTCATCAATTGTGATGGCCTCTGCAACAAGCTCCCTCAGTTAGAGTCTCTGATAGACCACCACAAAGCTGATGTCATAGTGGGTACTGAGTCCCATCTCAAAAACGCCATTTTTACATCAGAAACTACCCCGCCAGGATTTGTCACTTACCAACGAGATAGAATCCAGGGGAAGAAAGGAGGTGTGTGCATTATGGTGAAAGATGATCTAATTGCCAGTGAATGTAACATCATTACAACGGAGGCTGAATTAATTTGGGTAGAGCTACACATTAAAGGGTATAAACGTCTCATCATAGGTTCATTTTACAGACCTCCCAACTCACCACCTGCGAACATCCAGCATCTGTCGGATTCGCTAGCCAGCATCCAGTCAAAGTTTAAAAATGCGATCTTGATTGTTGGGGGTGACTTTAACCTTGCAGACATTGACTGGACCAATCGATCTGTTAGACCTTATGCTGTGGAGTCGGCAAAATGTTCTCCGTTACTGGATGTATGCAATGATTTTTTCCTGGACCAACTAGTCAAAGAGCCCACAAGGATTTCTGAAGCTGCTCAGAACATTTTGGACCTCGTCCTCTCAACCCACCCTAATTACATTGAAAAATGTAAAGTGGTTCCAGGTATCAGCGATCATGAAGTGGTTCTCTTCACCCTTAATCTTAAACCCAAACTCAACAAAAAAGTTCCAAGAAAGGTTTACTTGTATGGGAAAGCAAACATGGAGAATTTAAGAGCTGACATGACAAACTTCCAGGACAGCTTTCTTAATAGTGACCCAGATTCCCGCAATGTGCAAACCAACTGGAACATGTTCAAAGAAAAGATCAGTGAACTCATGGAAAAGCACATTCCCTCCAGAACATCTTGTGCCAGTCATAAAAATCCCTGGATTACGAGAGAAGTGAGGCGTATGTccaaaaagaaacaaagctTGTATAAAAAAGCGCGACTCTCCAACAATCCTAAGGACTGGGATAGCTTCAAAGTGCACCAGAAGGCAACTCAGAAGAAACAGCGCAAAAATTTCTGGGCCTTTCAAAATAACATGTTTGATGAAAAAGATAAATCAAATAAAGCTTTCTGGAAGTTCATCAAGTCCAAGAAATAG
- the LOC117291732 gene encoding uncharacterized protein LOC117291732, producing the protein MTLCSGSQLVVVAGNIMKSQCWAASGVKHRIALQRCYGNIVKDNSWTSKDDEPWQRKYYKYFLPIQTRWSDNDQYGHVNNVVYYSYFDSIINHYLVNHASLNTDVKTSSFVGYMVDTKCVYRSPISFPEVALAGLSVTHIGRSSVHYAVAIFPEEAKVIDQLPSSSQHVTGGLYKEESNSASHSQTACAIGHCVHVFVDAATNRPVSLLDSDLRQALEKIIIQKEVSKL; encoded by the coding sequence ATGACGTTGTGTAGTGGCTCCCAGCTAGTGGTTGTTGCAGGAAACATTATGAAGAGTCAATGCTGGGCTGCGTCAGGAGTGAAACATCGCATTGCACTACAACGATGCTACGGAAACATTGTGAAGGACAACAGCTGGACAAGTAAAGACGACGAACCATGGCAACGCAAATActacaaatatttccttccaATTCAGACAAGATGGTCGGACAATGATCAGTATGGACATGTTAACAATGTGGTTTATTACTCGTATTTTGACAGCATTATTAACCACTACCTCGTTAACCATGCCAGTCTCAACACAGACGTGAAAACATCAAGCTTTGTCGGTTACATGGTCGACACCAAATGTGTTTACAGGAGCCCCATCAGCTTCCCCGAGGTTGCACTCGCTGGATTGTCCGTCACCCACATCGGTCGGTCTAGCGTCCATTATGCGGTCGCTATTTTTCCTGAAGAAGCAAAAGTGATCGATCAACTTCCTTCCAGTAGTCAGCATGTTACTGGAGGGTTATATAAAGAGGAAAGCAACTCTGCAAGTCACTCACAGACTGCTTGTGCCATCGGACATTGCGTCCATGTTTTTGTGGATGCCGCGACGAACCGGCCAGTTTCTCTTCTGGATAGTGACTTGAGGCAAGCACTAGAGAAGATCATCATCCAGAAAGAAGTCAGCAAACTGTAA